In Afipia sp. P52-10, the sequence CGATCAGCTTGGTGTTGGCGGCCATCGCCATCACCTGCACCTCGCAGGCCCGCTCGAGCCGGAACAGCACATTGAACGCGCCAGCCACATCCCGGCCGCACACCAGCAGGCCGTGGTTGCGTAGGATCATCGCTTCGTGATTGCCGAGATCCTTCACCAGGCGCTCGCGCTCGTCGATGTCATCGGCGATGCCTTCGAAGTCATGGTAGGCGATCTGGACGAAGCGCATCGAGGTCTGCGCGATCGGCAGCAGGCCGCACTCCATTGCCGAGACGGCCATGCCGGCCGGCGTGTGGGTATGGGCGACGCAATCGACGTCATGGCGTGCCATGTGGATCGCGCTGTGGATCACGAAGCCGGCCGCGTTCACGCCGTAGTCGGTGGCGTTGAAGATCACGTTGCCGTCGACGTCGATCTTGATCAAGCTCGACGCGGTGATCTCTTCATACAGCATGCCGTACGGGTTGATCAGGAATTGGTCATGGCTGCCGGGAACGCGGACCGAAATATGGTTCGCCAGCATTTCGGTGTAGCCATACATCGCGACCAGGCGATAGCAGGCCGCGAGATCGACACGGGCCTGCCACTCCTCGGGGCTGACCTGTTCGCGGACCGACTTGACGATCTTGATGCTGGGTGAGCTGATCGGCGGGTTCATGAGGCGTCCTCCGTGGATATTCGATTGAAAAAGATGCGTGCGCGCAAGCACTAACCGGCTCCGTTGCAGGATAGTGGCAACGGCGGAGTCCCCGCAAGGCAGCGAGTGCGGCGGTCTTCGCAAGCCAGCCATGGTCAAAGCGGTGCCGACTCTCCGCACAGCGGAACGAGGCGTCGGCAGCGATCGTTACCGATATGCGCTCGCGGATGGATTGAGCGGGGCGTGCAGGCACCGTATATGGCCTGGATGGCCGACACCCTCTCAATGAATAACCTGCCCGCGGACGATGCCGAATGCGCGCGCTGCGGCAAGATCGCGCCGCTCTGCGTCTGCGCCGATATTATGCCGTTCGAGACGCGCGTTTCGCTCGTGATCCTTCAGCATCCGCAGGAACAGGACAAAGCCTTGGGAACGGCGCGGCTGGCGGCGCTGCATTTCAACAAGGCAACGGTGAAGGTCGGGCTGTCCTGGGCTAGCCTGTCGAAGGTGCTGGGCCGCGCCGCCGATCCGCAGCGTTGGGCTATTCTCTATCTTGGCTCGGCCCGCGCGGAGGCGCTTGCGCCCGACCGTGACCTCGTCGTGCTCGATAAGAAGGGGCAAGCGGAGGAGCGGCAGGCGAGCGTGCTGCGCGAACTGGAAGGTATAATCGTCCTGGACGGCACCTGGGCACAGGCGAAGGCCTTGTGGTGGCGGAATGCGTGGATGCTGAAGTGCCGCCGCGTGCTGCTCAATCCGTCGCATCCATCCCGTTACGGCAACCTGCGAAAGGAAGCGCGCCGGGATGGCCTTTCGACGATCGAATCGGCGGCGATGCTCATGAGCCGAATCGAACGGCGTCCGGAGATCGAGCAGACGTTACTTGAGAGCTTCAGCCGGATGCTTGAACAGTACCGTGCTTTGCGCAAAACGACACCGGGCTTCGACCGCGATGCGGGTGCGAAGCGCAACAAGCGATTCGGTCAAGCGAAATCGATGCGCAGGCGCCGGTTACGCTCCTGAGCATCGTTTCAGTTTGAAAAGCAGCCTGCCGTTGAGCGCCAGACGCTGCCAGAAAGACTAGTCAGTCTAGTTGGATCAAATCGAAGTCGATTATTCGAATCGTCTTCGCAATGGCCTTACCGGACCTTCAGGTTTTCCGCTGATTCCTTGCCGCGGTTCGCGACAACTTCGTATTCAATCTGCTGGCCCTCATTGAGGGTGCTCAAGCCAGCGCGCTCAACCGCGGAGATGTGTACGAACACATCCTTGCCGCCTGCTTGCGGCTGGATGAACCCGTAACCCTTCGTCGGGTTGAACCACTTCACAGTACCGGTAGCCATTAACGTCGTCTCCAATCGAGTCAGCGGCAAGTCCGCCGCAACCCATTATTACTGATTTTGCTGGCGCGCCCAAGGGGAATCGAACCCCTGTTTTCGCCGTGAAAGGGCGACGTCCTGGACCGCTAGACGATGGGCGCGGGTTTGATCAGCAAAAGGGCCAGACGACAATTTGCCGAACGGATCGCGGCAAGGGGCCCCGATCAGGGGGTGATTTGCTGCGACGCGGCCACCTATAGTGACGTTTGCCCGGACCGGCAAGCAGCCAGAGTACATAAAAACCGGCGAAATCTGTCCAAAAGCGTTACTTTTTCCTAACGCTGTCGGTCCGGGCCTGATTCCTCACCAATGGCCGGTGTTTGGCATCGAAACCCAGGGCTCCTGCGGCGGCAGGGCCTCGCCTTTCTGCAACAGTTCAATGGAATGGTGGTCGGGCGAGCGCACGAATGCCATCTGCCCGTCGCGCGGCGGGCGGTTGATAACGATTCCCAGCGCCTGCAGCCGGGCGCAGGTGGCGTAGATATCATCCACCTCATAGGCGAGATGGCCGAAATAGCGCGCCTCGCCGTAGTCCTCCTCGTCATAATTATAGGTCAGTTCGACCAGCGGCTGGCCGCGCCCTTTCGAATTCGCCAGCAGCGGTTCGTCTTCCGGCGCACACAGGAACACGAGCGTAAAGCGTCCCTTGTCATTGTCGACGCGGCGAACCTCCTTCAAGCCGAGTGCATCGCGGTAGAACTTGAGCGCGGTGTCGAGATTGCGCACGCGCAGCATGGTGTGAAGGTATCGCATAGGGGAACCTCATCATGAGAGGAGCAGTTCTTTGAGAGCGGCCGCAGGTTCGCGGCATGTCCTTGCAGCCATACAACAAAACAGTCGTCCAAGCAGCCCGGTTGATGTCAACGCGATCGGATGACGAAGCCGGTGCATATGCTCAGACGCAAATTTGCGCTTGAGGTTGCAGGCCGTGAGCGACAAGTTTGCAGAAGCAGCAAAGAACAGAACCGTGCAGAGGCGGCGCGATGATTGCGAAGGATCTTCAGAGCGGGGTGGAACGACTCGGTGAACTGATCGCGTCCGCCAAGACAATTGTTCCCTTCACCGGTGCAGGCATCTCCACCGAGTGCGGCATTCCCGACTTTCGATCGCCCGGCGGAATCTGGACCAAGCAACGGCCGATTCCCTACGACGAATTCGTTTCGAGTCAGGAGGCGCGCAACGAATCCTGGAAACGGCGCTTCGCCATGGAGGAGACATGGGCGGCGGCGCGGCCGGGGCGGGGCCATCGTGCGCTCGCATCACTCTATCGTGCCGGCAAGGTGCCGGGCGTCATCACGCAGAACATCGACAATCTGCATCAGAGTTCCGGCATCGATGCGACCGACGTGATCGAACTGCACGGCAACACCACCTATGCCCGCTGCATCGGTTGCGCCAAGCGTTACGAGATCGACTGGGTACGCGAGAAGTTCAATAACGGCGGCGGTTTGGCGCCATCCTGTCCGGCGTGCGACGATCCGATCAAGACCGCAACCATTTCGTTCGGCGAGGCGATGCCGGAAGTGCCGATGCAGCGCGCCACAGAACTCGCACAAGACTGTGATCTCATGCTGGCGAT encodes:
- a CDS encoding class II aldolase/adducin family protein, whose amino-acid sequence is MNPPISSPSIKIVKSVREQVSPEEWQARVDLAACYRLVAMYGYTEMLANHISVRVPGSHDQFLINPYGMLYEEITASSLIKIDVDGNVIFNATDYGVNAAGFVIHSAIHMARHDVDCVAHTHTPAGMAVSAMECGLLPIAQTSMRFVQIAYHDFEGIADDIDERERLVKDLGNHEAMILRNHGLLVCGRDVAGAFNVLFRLERACEVQVMAMAANTKLIVPSQEILEKTYDKMKPRPEAANRNGSLAWPALLRKLDRVDTSYRN
- a CDS encoding tRNA-uridine aminocarboxypropyltransferase, with product MADTLSMNNLPADDAECARCGKIAPLCVCADIMPFETRVSLVILQHPQEQDKALGTARLAALHFNKATVKVGLSWASLSKVLGRAADPQRWAILYLGSARAEALAPDRDLVVLDKKGQAEERQASVLRELEGIIVLDGTWAQAKALWWRNAWMLKCRRVLLNPSHPSRYGNLRKEARRDGLSTIESAAMLMSRIERRPEIEQTLLESFSRMLEQYRALRKTTPGFDRDAGAKRNKRFGQAKSMRRRRLRS
- a CDS encoding cold-shock protein, coding for MATGTVKWFNPTKGYGFIQPQAGGKDVFVHISAVERAGLSTLNEGQQIEYEVVANRGKESAENLKVR
- a CDS encoding VOC family protein gives rise to the protein MRYLHTMLRVRNLDTALKFYRDALGLKEVRRVDNDKGRFTLVFLCAPEDEPLLANSKGRGQPLVELTYNYDEEDYGEARYFGHLAYEVDDIYATCARLQALGIVINRPPRDGQMAFVRSPDHHSIELLQKGEALPPQEPWVSMPNTGHW
- a CDS encoding Sir2 family NAD-dependent protein deacetylase, which codes for MIAKDLQSGVERLGELIASAKTIVPFTGAGISTECGIPDFRSPGGIWTKQRPIPYDEFVSSQEARNESWKRRFAMEETWAAARPGRGHRALASLYRAGKVPGVITQNIDNLHQSSGIDATDVIELHGNTTYARCIGCAKRYEIDWVREKFNNGGGLAPSCPACDDPIKTATISFGEAMPEVPMQRATELAQDCDLMLAIGSSLVVWPAAGFPLLAKRSGAKLAIINIQPTDQDDLADLVIRFDIGETLGPFVGN